Part of the Desulfurobacterium pacificum genome, TTCAGTTCCGTCAAGTTGGCGATTTTCCTTCTCCTTATGCTCGCTACAACCTCTATCATTGGAACAATCATAGAACAGCAGAAAGACCCAATTCAGTATTTGAGGGAATACGGGGAGACTACGTATAAGATTTTTAAATTCTTAGGTTTTACCGACGTTTACCATTCTTGGTGGTACATTCTGCTTTTGGTTTTACTTGCCATAAACCTTATTGTTTGTTCAATAAAGAGGCTTCCAAAAATCTGGAAGATAGCTAAAGAGCCTAAGAAGATTCTTCCTGAAGGGCAGGAGAAAAACCTTAAAGCCTATCACTCCATTACTTTTCCTGCACCTTTTGAAAAGGTAAAAAACTCTCTGATAGAAGCTTTCAGAAGAGTAAGGTACAAAGTAGAAGTTGTAGAAGAACAGGAGGACAAAACTTACATTTTTGCTGATAAAAACGTTTTTGCAAGGTTTGGCGTTTATATAGTCCACTTAGGCGTTCTTATCGTCTTAATTGGCGGTCTAATAACGGCTATTTGGGGATACAGAGGTTATATGAACCTTGCAGAAGGAACTGCCAGCAACCTGGTAAGCTTTTTCACAGGCGGTAAAATTATTGAGCTTCCCTTCTACGTTAAGTGCAACAAGTTCAAGATAGACTTTTACCCTTCCGGTATGCCCAAAGCTTACATCTCCGATATTTCCATAATAGAGAACGGTAAAGAGGTATTGAGAAAGCAAATAAAGGTTAACGACCCTCTTAAGTACAAAGGTATTTACTTCTATCAGGCAAGTTACGGGCAGGGAGAAGCTTTCATTCAGCTCAAAAAGGGTGATAACATAACTACCGTAGCTGTTGCGTTTGGACAGCCTTTTAAAGTAGAGGATGGCGTTTATATGAGAATTGTCAGTATAGACGGTATGAGAATGTTGGTCGGTTTTGAAGTGATAGACCACGGAAAGGTGAAAGATTATCAAGCAAAAATGTTTACTCCGTACCAGATTCCGGGTACAAACGTTCTCTTTGCTGTTGCAGACGTTAAACCCGTATTTTATACGGGACTTCAAGTTTCCAGAGACCCAGGAACGTGGGTTGTTTGGCTTGGCAGCATAATACTGATTTTAGGATTGATTATCGCCTTCTTCATTCCTCACAGAAGGGTATGGGTAAGAATAGAGAAGAAGGGTGAGGATAGAACGAAAGTAGTAATAGGCGGAACGACGAACAAGGGAACGGAGGGGCTGTCTCAGGAACTTGAGGGAGTCTTAGGGGTGTTAAAGTCTTCATACTGCCAGAATACCCCTAAGGAGGAATAAAATGGTTACATCCGTAACACTTTTCAACGCTGGTATGGTGGCGTTTTTCCTATCTTTCCTCTTTTACACTATCTATACCTTCTCAAAGAGCGAAAAAGTAGGAAAACTTGCCACTGCCGTTGCCTGGATAGGTATTTTTATTCAAGGCGCAGCTTTCGTTGTTAGAGGGATTGAAAAAGCAAAGGTGAATATGGTCACCGACTGGACTGCTTTCTACAAGTACGCTCCATTTACAAACATGTACGAATCCCTGATGCTTTTCGGTTGGACAGCGGTATTTCTCTATTTGCTCTTTGAGTGGAAGTATAAAAACAAAGCTTTCGGTATGTTTGTTTTACCTCTCGCTCTGATGGGTGAACTGTCCACTCAGATTTTAGGTTTTGATGAGCAGGCTCAACCTCTTGTTCCTGCTTTGCAGAGTAACTGGCTTCTTTTCCACGTTGTAACGACGTTTATAGGTTATGCAGCAGCGGCGGTCAGTGCTGGTATGGCTTACCTGTATTTTTGTAAGGAGAAAGACGTTACTTTAGGTGATTGGATATACCTCTTCACATTTTCTTTCTACATCATTTTTACAGTGATTCTCTATCCTTTTAGACCTTCTAACTCTTTTATTCTTTCTGTTTATATTACAGGTTTAGTCGGAGTGATAATTTCCCTGTTTATAGCTTTCTTGGTCTCAAAGACGAGGAAGGAAGGGGAGTTTAAGTTTGCGGATTTTTCAGGAAAGATATGGGGGCTGATTTTCTTTGCTTCCTTAATTCTTTCTTTGGTTGTTTTTGACTCGGGAAGAAATGCCCTCCTTACGATAGTTATTTCCCTACTCCTTTCAGCTTCAATAGTAGGAGCTATATACCTCATTAGGACAAAGGCAGAAGCGTTTTCCCGCATTATTCCTTCTACTGATGCTCTTGAACATATCAT contains:
- the resB gene encoding cytochrome c biogenesis protein ResB yields the protein MKKLYDFFSSVKLAIFLLLMLATTSIIGTIIEQQKDPIQYLREYGETTYKIFKFLGFTDVYHSWWYILLLVLLAINLIVCSIKRLPKIWKIAKEPKKILPEGQEKNLKAYHSITFPAPFEKVKNSLIEAFRRVRYKVEVVEEQEDKTYIFADKNVFARFGVYIVHLGVLIVLIGGLITAIWGYRGYMNLAEGTASNLVSFFTGGKIIELPFYVKCNKFKIDFYPSGMPKAYISDISIIENGKEVLRKQIKVNDPLKYKGIYFYQASYGQGEAFIQLKKGDNITTVAVAFGQPFKVEDGVYMRIVSIDGMRMLVGFEVIDHGKVKDYQAKMFTPYQIPGTNVLFAVADVKPVFYTGLQVSRDPGTWVVWLGSIILILGLIIAFFIPHRRVWVRIEKKGEDRTKVVIGGTTNKGTEGLSQELEGVLGVLKSSYCQNTPKEE
- the ccsB gene encoding c-type cytochrome biogenesis protein CcsB, coding for MVTSVTLFNAGMVAFFLSFLFYTIYTFSKSEKVGKLATAVAWIGIFIQGAAFVVRGIEKAKVNMVTDWTAFYKYAPFTNMYESLMLFGWTAVFLYLLFEWKYKNKAFGMFVLPLALMGELSTQILGFDEQAQPLVPALQSNWLLFHVVTTFIGYAAAAVSAGMAYLYFCKEKDVTLGDWIYLFTFSFYIIFTVILYPFRPSNSFILSVYITGLVGVIISLFIAFLVSKTRKEGEFKFADFSGKIWGLIFFASLILSLVVFDSGRNALLTIVISLLLSASIVGAIYLIRTKAEAFSRIIPSTDALEHIMYQSVAVGFVFLTIGIILGAVWAKYAWGGYWSWDPKETWSLITWLVYAAYLHARYIKGLSGKPLAYFTIVGFLSVIFTYYGVNLIIPGLHSYAQ